One stretch of Anolis carolinensis isolate JA03-04 chromosome 3, rAnoCar3.1.pri, whole genome shotgun sequence DNA includes these proteins:
- the nfkb2 gene encoding nuclear factor NF-kappa-B p100 subunit isoform X2 — MDCEGYRGCLDGLDYDDFQFGSHLIEQKELHMETAEGPFLTIIEQPKQRGFRFRYGCEGPSHGGLPGASSEKGHKTYPTVKISNYVGLARIEVDLVTHTDPPQVHAHSLVGKQCNEDGNCIVTVGPKDMTAQFNNLGVLHVTKKNMMEIIKNKLQKQKMRNRSQSLTESDHDELEQEAKELKKTMDLSIVRLRFSAYLRDSNGNFTLALKPVVSDPIHDSKSPGASNLKISRMDKTAGSVRGGDEVYLLCDKVQKDDIEVRFYEDDENGWQAFGDFSPTDVHKQYAIVFRTPPYHKTQIDRPVTVFLQLKRKRGGDVSDSKQFTYYPIVEGGNPWHSAGYSPYNSNIYLSGTHPVGSYQGGRGIQMPQAVPVEDGDHQLSEDGKQAFTEEKDCLELLQHAQECSSWMLMLARRSARALLDYAVTADPRMLLAVQRHLAASQDENGDTPLHLAVIHEQTAVIAQLVQVAVSIPNQQIINIANHLQQTPLHLAVITRQPRVAGFLLQAGADPTLLDRYGNSIIHLALQLGEEEMLRTLLCHLGPHTLHLLETPNYLGLFPVHLAVKCKRLTCLELLVEKGADVNAAERQSGRTPLHLAVEMENLNLATCLIKKLGADVNAQTSAGNTPLHLAAGMGSPILTKMLIKAGADIHFENDEPMTATSSNSSSDTELEEDWVMELEDEFSSQFIERDVGLIGDHKEPTPCKKRQRRGHIPLDLTTSQKVREILLLASLEEPEREQSAAPPVSRQGSILSLNSDTFQCLEQLLNRDCHGADWVELAKRLGLCSLVETYRDTPSPSRRLLLSYELAGGSLKGLLEALDTMGLTEGVKLLRRPESFPKVQSTELKEDSGYGSQSVEEESMPPPGKRSSAPLLDPPSLSLHNQEEQVH, encoded by the exons TGCTTGGATGGTTTGGACTATGATGATTTCCAGTTTGGCTCCCATTTGATTGAGCAGAAGGAGTTGCATATGGAGACAG CTGAAGGCCCATTCCTCACTATCATTGAACAGCCAAAGCAG CGAGGTTTCCGATTCCGGTATGGCTGCGAAGGGCCGTCACATGGTGGGCTGCCTGGAGCTTCTAGTGAAAAGGGACACAAGACTTATCCCACTGTCAAG ATTTCTAATTATGTTGGACTGGCTAGGATAGAAGTGGACCTGGTGACTCACACTGACCCTCCACAGGTGCATGCCCATAGTCTGGTGGGAAAGCAATGCAATGAAGATGGCAACTGCATTGTGACAGTGGGCCCGAAGGACATGACTGCGCA ATTTAATAATCTGGGTGTGCTCCATGTAACCAAGAAAAACATGATGGAGATCATCAAGAACAAGCTACAGAAGCAGAAGATGCGAAATAGGAGCCAGTCTCTGACAG AATCTGATCATGATGAGCTTGAGCAAGAAGCAAAAGAGCTGAAGAAGACAATGGACCTCAGCATTGTTCGCTTGCGTTTTAGTGCCTACCTCCGTGACAGCAATGGAAACTTCACTCTGGCATTGAAGCCAGTTGTCTCAGATCCTATTCATGATAGCA AATCTCCTGGAGCTTCCAATCTAAAAATCTCCCGTATGGACAAGACAGCTGGTTCTGTGCGAGGTGGGGATGAAGTCTACTTGCTGTGTGATAAAGTTCAGAAAG ATGATATTGAAGTACGATTTTACGAAGATGATGAGAATGgctggcaggcctttggagatttCTCCCCTACTGATGTTCACAAACAG TATGCGATTGTGTTCCGCACACCTCCCTACCACAAGACGCAGATTGATCGCCCAGTCACTGTGTTCCTCCAGCTGAAGCGCAAGCGCGGGGGTGATGTGAGTGACTCCAAGCAGTTTACATACTATCCAATTGTTGAAG GTGGAAATCCCTGGCATTCTGCGGGATACAGCCCCTATAATAGCAACATCTACTTATCTGGCACCCACCCTGTGGGCAGTTATCAAGGAGGGAGAGGCATTCAGATGCCTCAAGCTGTCCCAGTGGAAGATGGGGACCATCAGCTCTCAGAGGATGGGAAACAGGCCTTCACAGAGGAAAAGGATTGCCTTGAACTTCTACAGCATG CTCAGGAGTGCAGCTCATGGATGCTGATGCTGGCTCGACGCAGCGCTCGGGCCCTTCTGGACTACGCCGTCACTGCTGATCCACGTATGCTCTTGGCTGTGCAGAGACACCTTGCAGCATCTCAGGATGAGAATGGAGACAC GCCTTTGCATCTGGCAGTTATCCATGAGCAGACAGCTGTGATTGCACAACTGGTTCAAGTGGCAGTCAGTATCCCCAATCAACAGATCATCAACATTGCCAATCATTTGCAGCAG ACACCTCTGCATTTGGCCGTGATCACACGTCAGCCCAGGGTGGCTGGTTTCTTGCTCCAGGCTGGTGCAGATCCCACTCTGCTGGATCGCTATGGCAATTCGATAATTCACCTTGCCCTTCAACTGGGAGAGGAAGAGATGCTGAGAACCCTTCTATGTCACTTGGGGCCTCATACACTCCACCTACTTGAGACACCAAACTACCTTG GGCTTTTTCCTGTTCATCTTGCTGTAAAATGCAAGAGGCTGACCTGCCTTGAGCTGCTCGTTGAGAAGGGAGCAGATGTGAATGCAGCTGAGAGGCAGAGTGGCCGGACACCCTTGCATCTCGCTGTGGAGATGGAGAACCTGAACCTAGCCACTTGCCTGATAAAGAAG TTGGGAGCTGATGTGAATGCACAGACTTCTGCTGGGAATACGCCTCTTCACTTGGCAGCAGGAATGGGCTCTCCAATCCTTACTAAAATGctgatcaaagcag GGGCTGACATTCATTTTGAGAACGATGAACCTATGACAGCTACCTCCTCTAACTCAAGCAGTGATACAGAATTAGAGGAGGATTGGGTCATGGAGCTGGAAGATGAATTTTCCAGTCAATTCATTGAGCGAGATGTAGGCCTCATAGGAGATCACAAAGAACCAACTCCATGCAAGAAAAGGCAGCGACGAGGTCACATCCCATTGGACTTGACAACTAGCCAGAAA GTGCGGGAGATACTGCTTCTGGCTTCACTGGAGGAACCTGAAAGGGAGCAGTCTGCAGCTCCTCCTGTTTCTAGGCAAG GGAGCATCCTGTCTCTGAACAGTGATACCTTCCAATGCCTGGAGCAGCTCCTGAACCGGGACTGCCACGGAGCAGACTGGGTAGAACTGGCTAAGAGGTTGGGTCTCTGCAGTCTGGTGGAGACTTACAGAGACACGCCTTCCCCATCCCGGAGACTCCTACTCAGCTATGAG cttGCTGGTGGCAGCCTTAAGGGTTTGTTGGAGGCCCTTGACACAATGGGACTGACAGAGGGAGTGAAGTTACTACGTAGACCAGAGTCTTTTCCCAAAGTCCAAAGTACAG agctgaaggaagacAGTGGTTATGGGAGTCAGTCGGTGGAAGAGGAGTCAATGCCCCCACCTGGGAAACGGTCATCAGCACCTTTATTGGACCCACCATCGCTCTCACTTCACAACCAGGAGGAGCAAGTGCACTGA
- the nfkb2 gene encoding nuclear factor NF-kappa-B p100 subunit isoform X1, whose protein sequence is MDCEGYRGCLDGLDYDDFQFGSHLIEQKELHMETAEGPFLTIIEQPKQRGFRFRYGCEGPSHGGLPGASSEKGHKTYPTVKISNYVGLARIEVDLVTHTDPPQVHAHSLVGKQCNEDGNCIVTVGPKDMTAQFNNLGVLHVTKKNMMEIIKNKLQKQKMRNRSQSLTESDHDELEQEAKELKKTMDLSIVRLRFSAYLRDSNGNFTLALKPVVSDPIHDSKSPGASNLKISRMDKTAGSVRGGDEVYLLCDKVQKDDIEVRFYEDDENGWQAFGDFSPTDVHKQYAIVFRTPPYHKTQIDRPVTVFLQLKRKRGGDVSDSKQFTYYPIVEDKEEVERKRKKFLPQFPQHFGGGAPMGGAGGGAGGFGSGGGGNPWHSAGYSPYNSNIYLSGTHPVGSYQGGRGIQMPQAVPVEDGDHQLSEDGKQAFTEEKDCLELLQHAQECSSWMLMLARRSARALLDYAVTADPRMLLAVQRHLAASQDENGDTPLHLAVIHEQTAVIAQLVQVAVSIPNQQIINIANHLQQTPLHLAVITRQPRVAGFLLQAGADPTLLDRYGNSIIHLALQLGEEEMLRTLLCHLGPHTLHLLETPNYLGLFPVHLAVKCKRLTCLELLVEKGADVNAAERQSGRTPLHLAVEMENLNLATCLIKKLGADVNAQTSAGNTPLHLAAGMGSPILTKMLIKAGADIHFENDEPMTATSSNSSSDTELEEDWVMELEDEFSSQFIERDVGLIGDHKEPTPCKKRQRRGHIPLDLTTSQKVREILLLASLEEPEREQSAAPPVSRQGSILSLNSDTFQCLEQLLNRDCHGADWVELAKRLGLCSLVETYRDTPSPSRRLLLSYELAGGSLKGLLEALDTMGLTEGVKLLRRPESFPKVQSTELKEDSGYGSQSVEEESMPPPGKRSSAPLLDPPSLSLHNQEEQVH, encoded by the exons TGCTTGGATGGTTTGGACTATGATGATTTCCAGTTTGGCTCCCATTTGATTGAGCAGAAGGAGTTGCATATGGAGACAG CTGAAGGCCCATTCCTCACTATCATTGAACAGCCAAAGCAG CGAGGTTTCCGATTCCGGTATGGCTGCGAAGGGCCGTCACATGGTGGGCTGCCTGGAGCTTCTAGTGAAAAGGGACACAAGACTTATCCCACTGTCAAG ATTTCTAATTATGTTGGACTGGCTAGGATAGAAGTGGACCTGGTGACTCACACTGACCCTCCACAGGTGCATGCCCATAGTCTGGTGGGAAAGCAATGCAATGAAGATGGCAACTGCATTGTGACAGTGGGCCCGAAGGACATGACTGCGCA ATTTAATAATCTGGGTGTGCTCCATGTAACCAAGAAAAACATGATGGAGATCATCAAGAACAAGCTACAGAAGCAGAAGATGCGAAATAGGAGCCAGTCTCTGACAG AATCTGATCATGATGAGCTTGAGCAAGAAGCAAAAGAGCTGAAGAAGACAATGGACCTCAGCATTGTTCGCTTGCGTTTTAGTGCCTACCTCCGTGACAGCAATGGAAACTTCACTCTGGCATTGAAGCCAGTTGTCTCAGATCCTATTCATGATAGCA AATCTCCTGGAGCTTCCAATCTAAAAATCTCCCGTATGGACAAGACAGCTGGTTCTGTGCGAGGTGGGGATGAAGTCTACTTGCTGTGTGATAAAGTTCAGAAAG ATGATATTGAAGTACGATTTTACGAAGATGATGAGAATGgctggcaggcctttggagatttCTCCCCTACTGATGTTCACAAACAG TATGCGATTGTGTTCCGCACACCTCCCTACCACAAGACGCAGATTGATCGCCCAGTCACTGTGTTCCTCCAGCTGAAGCGCAAGCGCGGGGGTGATGTGAGTGACTCCAAGCAGTTTACATACTATCCAATTGTTGAAG ATAAGGAAGAAGTGGAAAGGAAGCGTAAGAAGTTCTTGCCTCAGTTTCCTCAGCACTTTGGTGGAGGTGCCCCTATGGGAGGAGCTGGTGGTGGAGCTGGTGGATTTGGCTCTGGTGGAG GTGGAAATCCCTGGCATTCTGCGGGATACAGCCCCTATAATAGCAACATCTACTTATCTGGCACCCACCCTGTGGGCAGTTATCAAGGAGGGAGAGGCATTCAGATGCCTCAAGCTGTCCCAGTGGAAGATGGGGACCATCAGCTCTCAGAGGATGGGAAACAGGCCTTCACAGAGGAAAAGGATTGCCTTGAACTTCTACAGCATG CTCAGGAGTGCAGCTCATGGATGCTGATGCTGGCTCGACGCAGCGCTCGGGCCCTTCTGGACTACGCCGTCACTGCTGATCCACGTATGCTCTTGGCTGTGCAGAGACACCTTGCAGCATCTCAGGATGAGAATGGAGACAC GCCTTTGCATCTGGCAGTTATCCATGAGCAGACAGCTGTGATTGCACAACTGGTTCAAGTGGCAGTCAGTATCCCCAATCAACAGATCATCAACATTGCCAATCATTTGCAGCAG ACACCTCTGCATTTGGCCGTGATCACACGTCAGCCCAGGGTGGCTGGTTTCTTGCTCCAGGCTGGTGCAGATCCCACTCTGCTGGATCGCTATGGCAATTCGATAATTCACCTTGCCCTTCAACTGGGAGAGGAAGAGATGCTGAGAACCCTTCTATGTCACTTGGGGCCTCATACACTCCACCTACTTGAGACACCAAACTACCTTG GGCTTTTTCCTGTTCATCTTGCTGTAAAATGCAAGAGGCTGACCTGCCTTGAGCTGCTCGTTGAGAAGGGAGCAGATGTGAATGCAGCTGAGAGGCAGAGTGGCCGGACACCCTTGCATCTCGCTGTGGAGATGGAGAACCTGAACCTAGCCACTTGCCTGATAAAGAAG TTGGGAGCTGATGTGAATGCACAGACTTCTGCTGGGAATACGCCTCTTCACTTGGCAGCAGGAATGGGCTCTCCAATCCTTACTAAAATGctgatcaaagcag GGGCTGACATTCATTTTGAGAACGATGAACCTATGACAGCTACCTCCTCTAACTCAAGCAGTGATACAGAATTAGAGGAGGATTGGGTCATGGAGCTGGAAGATGAATTTTCCAGTCAATTCATTGAGCGAGATGTAGGCCTCATAGGAGATCACAAAGAACCAACTCCATGCAAGAAAAGGCAGCGACGAGGTCACATCCCATTGGACTTGACAACTAGCCAGAAA GTGCGGGAGATACTGCTTCTGGCTTCACTGGAGGAACCTGAAAGGGAGCAGTCTGCAGCTCCTCCTGTTTCTAGGCAAG GGAGCATCCTGTCTCTGAACAGTGATACCTTCCAATGCCTGGAGCAGCTCCTGAACCGGGACTGCCACGGAGCAGACTGGGTAGAACTGGCTAAGAGGTTGGGTCTCTGCAGTCTGGTGGAGACTTACAGAGACACGCCTTCCCCATCCCGGAGACTCCTACTCAGCTATGAG cttGCTGGTGGCAGCCTTAAGGGTTTGTTGGAGGCCCTTGACACAATGGGACTGACAGAGGGAGTGAAGTTACTACGTAGACCAGAGTCTTTTCCCAAAGTCCAAAGTACAG agctgaaggaagacAGTGGTTATGGGAGTCAGTCGGTGGAAGAGGAGTCAATGCCCCCACCTGGGAAACGGTCATCAGCACCTTTATTGGACCCACCATCGCTCTCACTTCACAACCAGGAGGAGCAAGTGCACTGA